The following coding sequences lie in one Rutidosis leptorrhynchoides isolate AG116_Rl617_1_P2 chromosome 6, CSIRO_AGI_Rlap_v1, whole genome shotgun sequence genomic window:
- the LOC139854558 gene encoding uncharacterized protein, with protein MQPPLVAIVAATAINGGCSFDHPFIYVRSLNCLDVWGIDFMGQFLKSHNYLYILVAIDYVSKWVVVKPFPPIDARVVIMFLMGLFARFGTPKALISDRGTPFCNAQMEKTVGSNPMEWANKLDDALLAFRTAYKTPIGTTPFRLVYGKACHLPLEIEYKAHRVLRTCNLDYHEAGRLRLTQLNELDELRNDAYENSLIYK; from the exons ATGCAACCACCTCTAGTGGCCATTGTTGCGGCAACTGCCATCAATGGTGGGTGTAGCTTTGATCACCCTTTC ATTTATGTTCGATCACTCAATTGCTTAGATGTTTGGGGCATTGATTTTATGGGCCAGTTTCTTAAATCCCATAACTATCTATACATACTTGTTGCAAtcgattatgtgtctaaatgggtagTGGTAAAGCCTTTTCCTCCTattgatgcacgagttgtaatcatGTTCTTGATGGGGCTTTTTGCCCGTTTTGGTACTCCGAAGGCCCTCATTAGTGATAGGGGCACCCCCTTTTGCAATGCTCAAATGGAAAAG accgttggttcaAATCCTATGGAATGGGCCAATAAACTCGATGATGCATTATTAGCATTTCGTACCGCCTACAAGACTCCTATTGGGACCACTCCTTTTCGCTTGGTCTATGGCAAGGCATGTCATCTTCCTTTGGAGATCGAGTACAAAGCACATAGGGTTCTTAGGACATGCAATCTTGATTATCATGAGGCGGGTCGGCTTCGGTTGACCCAATTGAACGAATTAGATGAGTTGAGGAACGATGCCTATGAAAACTCTCTCATCTATAAGTAG